One stretch of Bordetella avium DNA includes these proteins:
- a CDS encoding cysteine hydrolase family protein: MKTALLLIDVQESFRQRPFWDAAELPDFLRNTQNLIDSAQARGIPILQVFHIAQPQSPFALESGYVRTLDELSLTPTAVFHKTVHSALFARAADGSTLQTWLEQQGIEQVVVAGIRTEQCCETTARHAADSGYKVRFVTDATLTFAMQSPSGKHYTPADIRDATELVLAGRFAKIVPASRALDD; this comes from the coding sequence ATGAAAACAGCCCTCCTCCTCATCGACGTTCAAGAGTCCTTTCGTCAACGTCCGTTTTGGGATGCTGCAGAACTCCCCGACTTTCTGCGCAACACCCAGAACCTGATCGACAGCGCCCAAGCTCGCGGCATACCGATCCTGCAGGTGTTCCACATCGCGCAGCCGCAATCTCCCTTCGCGCTAGAGTCAGGATATGTCCGCACGCTGGATGAATTGTCGCTGACCCCCACGGCGGTCTTCCACAAAACGGTGCACTCCGCGCTCTTCGCGCGGGCCGCCGATGGCAGCACCCTGCAAACCTGGCTGGAGCAGCAGGGTATCGAGCAGGTGGTTGTCGCGGGCATCCGCACCGAGCAATGCTGCGAAACCACGGCCCGTCACGCCGCGGACAGCGGCTACAAGGTACGCTTTGTGACCGACGCCACCCTGACCTTCGCGATGCAAAGCCCCTCAGGCAAGCACTACACGCCCGCCGACATCCGCGACGCCACCGAGTTGGTGCTGGCGGGCCGTTTTGCGAAGATCGTGCCGGCCAGCCGGGCGCTGGACGACTGA